The genomic window ccCTGAATTTACAGAGTTAACAGCGTCAAAGTGGCTGCAATAGTCTCTCTTAGCACAGGGCTAAACCAGCCTCAGAATATATCCAGCAGCAGATTTGTTTAAAGACTAACCTGTAGGAGTATCGTGGTTTCTGGGGGTCTGCGCTTGTGTTCGCAGTGCTGTGAACTGCAGCCGAATAATCTGCATGCTCCTCGGCAGACGCAGATTTTGCCATTTGAGAAGCTTCTTCCTCGGACACATGCGTCTCCATGGATTCCCCTTGCTCTTGTTGGTCAGATGCCACATCACACATAACCTCACACACACCCTCAGACTCACACACATCGTCCACTACCTCCATTGTTGTgtctttctgctgctgttgctttgTCTCTCGAGCTCTATTGACAAAGATAATAATGTCAAAATATTAACAAtagcatacacacaaaacagggtgtttaagaaaaaatataacgATTACGGTCAGAGAAACTTAGGatacaaaatatacattcaaagcaaaacacaaagagtTTTAAAAGGTAAAGTTACTTTAAACACCAAATCTACTGATTGGTGTTATTAAAACAGCAAAGAGCATCTCACTCTTTAAATGGCTTTAATGAGCCAAGTTATATCATGTTAtgttaaagcaaaaatatgaaatacattaCTCAAAACATTTACATGGCTTCAGCAGAgcaacattttgtaaaaaaaaaaaaaaaaaacatttaaatttgagACATTAAACAAAGAATTCCAAGATAAAAAGCTTGCATTAAGTGCTATTTCTAATGACATTTTGCTGCCATCTAGTGAGCAAAATGAGGTAAGTGCAGTCTTACCCTTTGTCTTTTTTGGTTTTGTCAAATCTGAAGTCTGGAGGGTACGCGTGAACTCTTATAAGGTGATCCTTCCTGTGTTTACTAGTCCTGAATTTCTGTCCACAGCCCTCCACCAAACACTGGTACTGAAAAATACGTAGGAAGCGTCATGAGTAATTTGTCTTATAAGGGTGAGTGTCCGACATTAATGATGTcgtcataatgaaaataagctcAGAGGATTTCTTTATCTTACCATATCTTGCCTCTGTGCGAGGATTGTGAAGAGAGAGTCGTGCCACTCCTGAATGTGAATATCTAGTAGGCGAGCAGTTGGCAGGGAGCGACGACAGGAGCAGCACACGTGTCTGTGCAGGGAGTTGTAGTGATGCTCATACTCCTCCAAAGTGCTATGGACAGCACTGCATCCAGAGATGTGACAGGCAAACTCGGACACACTGCGAGaaaggatgagaggaggagTGAGTGACAGCCTGACCAACACTGGTGTTACAGAGGGAAGAAAATTCAAGAGCATTTGGGAAAGTAATGTACATTTCTAGGTCCAATTTGTTGTTTGGTGGtttatttttcctatttttggAGATAGCTGACCAAAAAAAGACAATGGGGCATCACAACCAGATATATCTACAACACATACGAGAAATTTtgatagaaaacaaagttataGACAGTATAAAAAATCAAGGTTTTGGCATTGGCTTGTAATAATCAAGGTCTTCTTCTCTCACCatgttactttttttatttaccaaccaaaaatattacaaacagtACCATATGTCTGACACAATTTATCTATACCCAGAATGATGCAGGGGGGTTATTGACAAAATCAATCACAATACTTTTAACTCATTATTTTGAGGTTACATTTACAATATGGTTACTTGGGTATGATACTTCCTGAGGAGGCAGAACAGGTGCATGTCCACAtatcaaagtgtccttgggctAGATACTGAACCCCAGATTGCTCCCGATGGTTACGCCAGCACCTTGTATGGTAGTTTGCtagcatcagtgtgtgaatgggtgaatgagaaGCAGCaatattgtaaagcactttgaataaAAGCATGGATATAACCATCATACCTCATCGTGGGCTTGTCCTCTGCCTCTGAGATGTAAAGGTCTTGTAGATACATGTGTCTGTGAACGTCTCCATCCTGTAAACAACCAGTCACATGCAGGAGTTTACGTTATGCTGGGTACGTTAGCTATTATACTTGTCCAACACAAGAGCAGCTCCTTTCAGTATATTGTCAATATTTATACTTTGATGGCTATATTTTATATCCACAACGCAAATTTCCAAAAATCTCCACCTAGTTCACTGCCTTTTCTTGGAGAATTAAATTCAAAGTCTCCTGCAGTCTTTCAGGCACATGAAGAACCACAAAAGTGCCTTCACACTCCACACTCACAACTCActtgtgtaaaacatgtaatcTTTATCTATTCATTTACTTCTTTATTGACTTCAGTGCTCTTATTTCTTTTGGATTTTTCGTTtgattgttgtgtttgtttgtttttttttttttaaatatatcgattgtttgttttgtgtggtgCTTTTCCTGTATTCGTGTATTAACcgtatgtgttttatatttccaattatttataaatacataaataaataagctgGCTGTTATTTATCGCAGTGATCAAACAGAACGAGTAACAGTCGGCTCGGGTTGTTGTTGCCATAGATACAGAAACACTGTTGCTATGTTACCTCCAACAGTTCGTGGTCCTTGTGCAAGTGGATGAGCTGCGGGCTGAAGTTAAACGGGtttccctcctcccccttcctccGTGTGTCTACTgtcacacagtcttcatcacAGCTTTTTACTAAAACCTCTCCCTCTGTCAGAAGTCGGACCAGTTCTGGCTGCAACATTCTCCCTCAACGTTGTCACACTCTCTTAACTGTTATCTAAAGAAGGATAACTGTCGTGAGAATGTCGGTCGCATGGTAGTCGTTTCTGTTTAGGTTGTAGTTGTCGCAGAATGATCACGTcactatttcttttttttttttttttttcaaacaaaatggtGTGTTACTGCCACCAACTGGCCAGATTCAACTATGGACTCAATCTGGAGAAAGTCCTTTTCTCATGTATTTTATGTCTGTACTCATTTAAGTAACTTTTGGACTCAAATTTCTTCATTAATCTGGAAGACTCATGAGGTCCCGATTACAGAAAGTATGGTCTTATTTTTGAATGTAGAGTCTAACAACAGTGAAGTTGATAACTTGATAAAACTACTATATCTTTTGGGCAAAACATCATAGTCACAAAGCagatttcttcagtttcttcccgaacaaaaacttgttttatgAACTTCAGTCTATGACTCTGTCTGTAGAGTATCTAAAAACAAATAGCTTTAAAGACATCTCATCTATTGTGAACAACATTGCCAGATGATTTAAGTTGGTTTGCAATATTGCTTATTCACTTTTTGCAcaattttatttcctcttgtgtttttgtgatcagtttattttatttatttttccccaATACCTCCTGCACctactgttgtttgtgttgtaatatttgagcaaaaatataagtataaaattatatttctgCTCCAGGCAGCACAAAAAGCTCAGGTTTGAATGTGAGCATCTGATATCTGAGCCACAAAGTAagttttctggttttctggCTCGGCAGTCACAAATCCGAACTATAATCTTttcttttaagtgttttaagtCAAGTCTGGATTACTAAATGGGCAAAAACCACTATTGCAATTGTTTTGTGATCATTTTGATTCAtcgttttattttaatcataaaGAATATAGTcatttttcagctttatttgTATGCATTTCTGGGAATTCTGGTAAACTATGTTTACTATTTCTATATTCCACTGTCCACTGCAAAAACCCTTTAAATTTAGCCTAAAAGTATTATTTTTCCTCTCACAAGTAGTACAGTAAACACATgcaaattttctgtttttgcaatgATACACGTAAATTCCTATAGAAATAACacaagaaatatatttaaaaatatcccCTGCCTATGAGTGATTCTGTTTAATTCAACAGTTTGGCCAGTAGATGGCGACAAAAGCCAATCCTCTGCTGTTGTGCGCTCTATATTGTGAATTGGACATTTTTATAGTAAATTAGGGGTTTACGTCAATGTAATGCTGTTGATCTGCTAgaattaaatatgtttacattcagatTTATTTCGATATTAATCTAGCTGACCTTTATAGCAATCAGTGGTAACAGTggtgaaaagaaggaaaagagtggaactgaaacaaaaaatgaGCCAAACAgcatagttaaaaaaaaaacaagacacagtAAAAAAAGTTGCAAATACCGGTATTACACTACCTTATAACAATTTGTAGAAAActtgaacataaataaaactggatGCTAAACTTATCTTGTAGCAGTTGCTTTCTTTGTTACCGCAAAAttactgcactttttttttttttaaacttttttttatagtcGAGGCTCATCACAGCGTATTTGACCTACGGAAAAGTCATGTCTATTAGCTAATTTCGTCTTTCTTAGCACctcataaaatacatttgcattgAGGAAGAAAAACGTTTAACTTTTTATAGGCTCGTTCGTGACTCATGTGGTTCTCAGCCTCAAATGGTAATTTTGAGGATGTTGCAGCAGAGAGGGGCGGAGAGCTGGACATCCTCTGTAGACTATTTCTCTCAGACAGACAGCACACAATGAAAGAGTCCGTCCAATAGAGCAACATGCTACATACTGGATATTTTATATGGATATTCTTCTCCTCATGGGGTAcgagtttctttctttttctttctttctttttctttctttctttctttctttctttctttctttctttctttctttctttgtctgtctttcttctaAACATATCCCTGATATTTGCAGGAATAATTGCGGGCGGTTTGAGGACTCTACCTCATGTGATGAAGTACCAAACAGTGATACCTCAGAAGTTGAAGGCTTCCTCTCACTTTAATGATGCTGCTACACATCAGGTAACACACAAACTCTGCTGGACTGTGTCATTAGATCATTTTTAACCTCTAGAAGAAAGCTCTCAAGTctcatctgctgtgtgtttgtgtgtgcagacgTACCCTGATGAACTCCAGTACTCTTTGACGATTGCAGGACAAAACTATACACTGCATCTGGAAAGAAACAAGTGAGAAAACCtaatatgtatatttgtttCCTTTAAGTCGTCTCTTTTTAATGTGCTTACTGTATTTTCTTCCTTGAACTGAACTTATACATTAAACTCTGATCTTTTCAGAGGTCTTGTTGGGAAAAACTTTGCTGTGACACACTACTCAGAGCAGGGCACCCAAATCACAACGACTCCAGATCTTCAGGTATGCAGCTTTGCTTTCTTTCCCCACTATCTCACTAACATTAAGAAAACTCCTGTTTTCACACAGAACTTGCAGATTTATGTACTTTATCTTTGTGTTAGCTGAGTCAAAAGCAGCTGTCTGCGTTGCTAAAACTCAGactatacattttaaatgtttgctcatttacattataaaaatcctcacctgtgtttcataaatgtgttattaattaattaattaggtAGAAATGTCTGAAGGCAGGAAATTATCTTTGTTGTCACTGCACACTTGACTGAGTTATTTGAGAGTGTGTATGTACTTATcttgataatcagactgaattaaATTTCACTTCTTCTGACTACTTGAATTGCTGAACATATGAGATATGCTGGTGGTGGATTCAGTGGTTTGAAACCAGGCTGGTATATACTGTACCACCAACGAATCATCTTACCATATAGGGCGCACAGCCTTGAATGAATCAAGCACAGGATATCCTGTGCCATCATACTGATTCAGTGTCAGTGGTTTTGTTAGATTTGCCTTCTTCTGCAGATGTAGTTTTGTTCTCAGTCTAAAATCTCAGTCACAGATCTGAACTGTTAAATAGATAAAGAGGTTTGTAAAATGCTGATATAACATAGCCAGAACATGTTTCATCATCTTATCAGTCAGTTGTTTAAGGCTgtacaacacaaaaaagaaaacacacagaagtaATGAAATGCATATTTTATCCACAGTAATTCAGATGAATTGCTATAGATCCCAGTCGTTTTCACCATCTGCTTTTGAGAAAGTCATGTTGAGGACGTTTTAAGCAATACATGCCAGtaattctgctttatttttgaTGAGAAGCCTGGATTTCTCAATTACAATGTTCCTCATTATGAGAGATGACGTCTCTTACTGGAAAGCTTTCAGCTCCACTAACATATAAGGTCAAGATTGTCGCTtatgacacatacagtatatcttccTCAAATTAGACTACGTTTTTACACTGTGCTTGAGATATTTGTCAGTTTaagggagaggaaaaacaatATATGAGTTAAAATCTCTCATTTAATTCCATGTCTGTCTATTTAGGGTCACTGCTACTACCATGGAAACATTGTGGGAGTGGAGGACTCCTCTGCCAGCATGGAACTGTGCTCAGGAATGAagtgagtcttttttttttaatttcatcgTGTACTGCTAATTACAAAAAGGTAATTGTTTCCCTAAACAGAGTGACAAATTTAATTAATCTCATGATCAATGGGACTGTATATGTGTTCTGCTGTGACTCATGATCAGCATGCCTGATCCAAAGAGAGGATCAGTCCCTCAGCATCCATTTCCTTCATCACGACGACCATTAAGCTGCACGACTCTGTCTGAAAACCTAATCAGCAAAAATCATGCAGAACTCTCTGATTAAAGCTGCCTTCTACCTGCTATAAAAGACACTTCTATGTGGATCAATGTGTTTTGAGTAGTCAAACTGAGATCTGTTTGAGAATTAGATTtgcataagaaaaaaaagacattttcttctGTCCACTCTAAAGTTCTTGTTTTTGCACTGCAGGGGGTTCGTGCATCTCCAGGACGAAATGTACCTTATCGAACCTCTGGACAGTGCAGGAGCTGGACAGAAGGCCAGCAGACAGAGCTCTGGAGCTCACAGCGAGGAGAGTCTTCATGCTGTTTACAACTACAAAcacctgaggaggaagaggagctcCTGTTCCCATGGAAACACAACCACTTTCTACGACCATGGAGCTCGTCCGTCTGGACTGTTCCAGCTCAGCAGTCTGGTAAAGCGACACAGCACTGACAGATCCAGATATACACCAGTGTTTCAAGCCTACAGCTAATATCTTTGGACTGAGACTGCTGATACCCAGTATTTTCTGTTATATTCTtaaatttgattgtttttatgcAAAAACCCTCTCCAGAAAGACAGGAAGGTGGTGACAGTAAAACACTGATATTAACTATAGCTCGGTGAATTATCACAATAGAAAGTTCTGTATCAAATttatcataaaaacaaacacattcctCTTGATATTTTGAAGATCTTACAATATGAGCGGAAAAGGAAGttagtttaaattaaaaagttgTGTTGCACTTCACTTCAGCATTCAGTTCAGTGTAACAAATTAAGATAAAGGGGAAACGTAAAAACAAAGAGGGACATGGAAAAAATAGATACCAAGAaaatgaggaagagagacagattaaTTTTAATACAATTTTGCATAACTATTTGCTTcaatttgcatattttcatAGATAAAGTCATACTTTCTCATCAAAATATGTCTGTGGGATGATCATGATATTCGTTTTGTTGCTACAGCACAACACTGCTCTGAAAACATGTGCACTATGAAACACTAAAACTCTCTAAAACACTGTAGATTATCAAATCAATACTTACTTAACCATTACAGGTACATATTCATGCACAACCACATTTAATATTGTTAATACTTTCCTCTTTCTGTGTTATTCAGAAAAGCAGAGCCCAGACTAAAGACCAAAGAGGAAAACCCAGAACAGTGGAGCTTGTTGTGGTGGTCGACAACACAGAGGTTTGCTTCCTATTTTCCTTTCTTTAGTTTGTCAATAGTCATTTTCTCATCAGTAATACGTTTGTCCTTCAAGAGGTGTAGTGATTATCTTTATATCTGAGATGTTGTTGATTGTATTactaatatgaataataatttctTTCCAGTATAAGAATTTTGGCAGTAGGAAGACAATAGAGGGCAGAGTGCTTGAAATAGCAAACCACGTTGACAAGGTACCTTTTGTTTCACTGTTGACCCAATTATGCTCTAAAATCTACTGATCTTGAAAAAACATTGTGAACAAATGTCCCTCAAGGCCAGAAACAGCCAGAACCGTAAAATAGGGCATTCCGAAGTTCATGCAAGTGtaattttatgcatttttccCTCTGGATTAATAAAGCACGCCATCTATTTTTACCAATAATTTAGAtatctaaaatatttttattggctgcaaaaaaaaggcaaacatttTTGCCACAATGCAGCACATCCATGTGTCAGGCACTTCAACAGACTTTTACTGTGGATTACAGAAATGCAGGAAATCTGTCCTGATACTATCTGCTCTTTACAGACTGGAATCTGACcaataaaaggagaaaagaaaagttctCTTGCTGTGAAAATGTAACTTTAACTGTGAATTTTCACACTTTGGCTGAAAAATTTTCACACATATCACACTATTCCCTTTGCATACTCTGAAGGAGTAGGGCCAACATGAATGCATCATCAGACAGCACTAGACCCAACAGTGTTTCCCTGAAGGTGACAGCATTATAGATACACCCTTGGTTCTGTGGTAGCATGAGATATGAGACTCCTTCATATTCAGAAGTACTCTTAAAAACTATTCATCTGATAATTCATTCAGCTTAAGGGTGGATTTTCACTTTGACTTGTGTGCTAACAATGCTCCCTGCTGCTCTGTTTCAGCTCTATCGCCCCGTGGGTGTTCGTGTAATGCTGGTCGGTCTGGATATCTGGTCATACAAAGATCAGATTTACGTCAGCAGAAATCCTGAGCATACCCTCAATGACTTCCTGAAATGGCGTCAGCAGAGCCTGCTACCAAGGATCAAACACGACAACGCACAGTTCATCACGTAAGACACTCCTGTCTTCCACTGAAAAGACCAGTGTCAAGATACGTTAGAGCTAGTGTCtaaacattttgtcttttcttcacTCAGAGGTGTGGATTTTGATGGCTCCACTGTCGGCCTTGCAAACACAAATGCAATGTGCACCTCTAAATCTGGAGCTGTCAATGAGGTACACACACGGTTTCAtttaataaaagtattaatatAACATTTCTGGCACTTTGTAAtcttcatttcagttttacttcACTCCACTTTTGTCCACTGTACATACAGGATCATAACAGTAATGCAATCGGAGTGGCGTCTACTGTGGCCCATGAGATGGGTCACAACCTGGGCTTGTCCCATGATACTGAAAATTGTGTCTGTGGCTCTTCAATATCGAAAAAAGGCTGCATCATGGCTGAGAGTGTTGGGTAAGCTCAGTTTTTCATCTGCACCTAGACTACCCCAAATTTACTATTcttaaaatccaaaataaagcaaatactTTATATTTCCTTATTCTTTCTACGTATTCTTTTAGCAATGTGTATCCAGAGCagttcagcagctgcagtcagcagcagctcagcacaTTCCTGGAGCAGATCAACCCTGCCTGTCTGCTGGATACTCCCTCTACTGATCGCATCCACGGAGGGCCAGTGTGTGGAAACGCCTTCCTAGAGCCTGGAGAGCAGTGTGACTGTGGCACTGTAGAGGTATGctgcactcacacaaacacatacgtAACCAAAGCAACGCAAAGAAGACTTGATCATAATATTCTTCACTCCTCTGCCTGCCTCCTAGGAATGCAAGAATCCCTGCTGCAATGCAACTACCTGCAAATTTAATACAGGAGCTCAGTGCGCAGAGGGCGAATGCTGCCACAACTGCCAAGTAAGCGATCCTCACTCTATGCTCTCTAGATGAGTGAAGTCACACTGATACTAACTGTGTTACCATATAGCTAGACACAGTCTGACTGCGCCGTCTGGCAGCTTATGTGTGAACGTATTTCAGTAGTTGGTACACCAccatctgtgtttctttttcgCTCTGCAGCTGAAACCAACAGGCAGCATCTGCAGACCAAAAGGAGGAGACTGTGACCTGGCAGAATACTGCACAGGACTTTCCGCCTCCTGTCCTACTGACGTCTACACCCTAAATGGCCTGACCTGCAACCGTGGGAAAGGATACTGCTACAATGGACAGTGTCCGTCACGGCGGCAACACTGCCAGAGACTTTGGGGTCCAGGTAAAACACCATCGAATTACACTTTCAACTCATCACTTTGATTCTGCCACATCAAGACTCTCAATCTAATCTTGTGTTTTTCATATGATTCTCATAAGATGCTGAAGTAGGTACAGAAGCCTGTTTCAACTGGTACGGAAGCTGCATAAAGAGTCTGTATAAGCAGAGATGTTCGAGCCAGTATGTTATTCAACAGCACTATAATAGCACATATTAATAGTGTGgtattcttgttttttgttaatcAGTTCTTTGTGGTGTTTGGTTGCAGAGATAAATTATGTGGGAAACTTTTCTGCTCTGGAGGCTGGGAGTTTCCGGTAACATCCAGGAAATCCTTCTACAGAGTAGGAAATGGTATATGCAATGAGGCAACTATGGACCCTGAAGACAACTACCCAGCAGACCTGGGCATGGTGCCTACTGGTACAGCGTGTGGCATAAACATGGTAAGAAAACTGACCGTGTTGCTGCTGACCATTAGCAAAACTACCATAGACTCAAAATCTGGACACTGTGTCAATGTCCTCACAATGTTTCCATCTATCTGGCAGGTATGCTACAATCAACAGTGTCAGGAGATCAAAAAGATAAAAGAGTACGGAACAAATGACTGCTCTGCCAA from Thunnus maccoyii chromosome 14, fThuMac1.1, whole genome shotgun sequence includes these protein-coding regions:
- the znf511 gene encoding zinc finger protein 511, whose amino-acid sequence is MLQPELVRLLTEGEVLVKSCDEDCVTVDTRRKGEEGNPFNFSPQLIHLHKDHELLEDGDVHRHMYLQDLYISEAEDKPTMSVSEFACHISGCSAVHSTLEEYEHHYNSLHRHVCCSCRRSLPTARLLDIHIQEWHDSLFTILAQRQDMYQCLVEGCGQKFRTSKHRKDHLIRVHAYPPDFRFDKTKKDKGARETKQQQQKDTTMEVVDDVCESEGVCEVMCDVASDQQEQGESMETHVSEEEASQMAKSASAEEHADYSAAVHSTANTSADPQKPRYSYRVPTNVCFGHGSVRGFRGRRGRRK
- the adam8a gene encoding disintegrin and metalloproteinase domain-containing protein 8a, producing the protein MLHTGYFIWIFFSSWGIIAGGLRTLPHVMKYQTVIPQKLKASSHFNDAATHQTYPDELQYSLTIAGQNYTLHLERNKGLVGKNFAVTHYSEQGTQITTTPDLQGHCYYHGNIVGVEDSSASMELCSGMKGFVHLQDEMYLIEPLDSAGAGQKASRQSSGAHSEESLHAVYNYKHLRRKRSSCSHGNTTTFYDHGARPSGLFQLSSLKSRAQTKDQRGKPRTVELVVVVDNTEYKNFGSRKTIEGRVLEIANHVDKLYRPVGVRVMLVGLDIWSYKDQIYVSRNPEHTLNDFLKWRQQSLLPRIKHDNAQFITGVDFDGSTVGLANTNAMCTSKSGAVNEDHNSNAIGVASTVAHEMGHNLGLSHDTENCVCGSSISKKGCIMAESVGNVYPEQFSSCSQQQLSTFLEQINPACLLDTPSTDRIHGGPVCGNAFLEPGEQCDCGTVEECKNPCCNATTCKFNTGAQCAEGECCHNCQLKPTGSICRPKGGDCDLAEYCTGLSASCPTDVYTLNGLTCNRGKGYCYNGQCPSRRQHCQRLWGPDAEVGTEACFNWYGSCIKSLYKQRCSSQDKLCGKLFCSGGWEFPVTSRKSFYRVGNGICNEATMDPEDNYPADLGMVPTGTACGINMVCYNQQCQEIKKIKEYGTNDCSAKCNNHGVCNHKSECHCEPGWAPPFCDKQLSELPEGAGPALIVSVVVSLLLLFVLVIGSLMCCIRKKQPAKRALPSTSGQSNPLFEKGNARGSPRLGSTSISQPIFVESSATQACKPLSSAAVKPPNGAFKPSRTAPEPPKKVPTVPQQFVKPVMQSPTGPSKPIYTEAKPLPPSRPLPPLATKSVMKPKPPMPPVKPKPSAGRTPLPHTQLLAGRAALMPPNRPR